The following coding sequences lie in one Arabidopsis thaliana chromosome 3, partial sequence genomic window:
- the iPGAM2 gene encoding Phosphoglycerate mutase, 2,3-bisphosphoglycerate-independent (Phosphoglycerate mutase, 2,3-bisphosphoglycerate-independent; FUNCTIONS IN: manganese ion binding, phosphoglycerate mutase activity, 2,3-bisphosphoglycerate-independent phosphoglycerate mutase activity, catalytic activity, metal ion binding; INVOLVED IN: response to cadmium ion; LOCATED IN: cytosol, apoplast; EXPRESSED IN: 25 plant structures; EXPRESSED DURING: 14 growth stages; CONTAINS InterPro DOMAIN/s: Alkaline phosphatase-like, alpha/beta/alpha (InterPro:IPR017849), BPG-independent PGAM, N-terminal (InterPro:IPR011258), Metalloenzyme (InterPro:IPR006124), Alkaline-phosphatase-like, core domain (InterPro:IPR017850), Phosphoglycerate mutase, 2,3-bisphosphoglycerate-independent (InterPro:IPR005995); BEST Arabidopsis thaliana protein match is: Phosphoglycerate mutase, 2,3-bisphosphoglycerate-independent (TAIR:AT1G09780.1); Has 4794 Blast hits to 4787 proteins in 1681 species: Archae - 54; Bacteria - 3006; Metazoa - 34; Fungi - 85; Plants - 379; Viruses - 0; Other Eukaryotes - 1236 (source: NCBI BLink).): MGSSGDVNWKLADHPKLPKGKTIGLIVLDGWGESDPDQYNCIHKAPTPAMDSLKDGKPDTWRLIKAHGTAVGLPSEDDMGNSEVGHNALGAGRIYAQGAKLVDLALASGKIYEDEGFKYISQSFEKGTVHLIGLLSDGGVHSRLDQVQLLLKGFAERGAKRIRVHILTDGRDVLDGSSVGFVETLEADLAALRAKGVDAQVASGGGRMYVTMDRYENDWSVVKRGWDAQVLGEAPHKFKSALEAVKTLRAEPGANDQYLPSFVIVDDNGKAVGPIVDGDAVVTFNFRADRMVMHAKALEYKDFDKFDRVRVPDIRYAGMLQYDGELKLPSRYLVSPPLIDRTSGEYLAHNGVRTFACSETVKFGHVTFFWNGNRSGYFNEKLEEYVEIPSDSGISFNVQPKMKALEIAEKARDAILSGKFDQVRVNLPNGDMVGHTGDIEATVVACEAADRAVRTILDAIEQVGGIYVVTADHGNAEDMVKRDKSGKPALDKEGNLQILTSHTLKPVPIAIGGPGLSAGVRFRQDIETPGLANVAATVMNLHGFVAPSDYETSLIEVVEK, from the exons ATGGGTAGCTCCGGCGACGTTAACTGGAAACTTGCGGACCACCCCAAGCTTCCCAAAGGCAAAACTATCGGTTTGATTGTTCTCGATGGATGGGGTGAATCTGATCCCGATCAATACAATTGCATCCATAAAGCTCCAACTCCTGCCATGGATTCCCTTAAAGAC GGGAAGCCCGACACATGGAGGTTGATCAAAGCTCATGGTACCGCCGTTGGTCTCCCCAGCGAAGACGACATGGGAAACAGTGAAGTTGGCCACAATGCTCTTGGAGCTGGTCGAATTTACGCTCAAGGTGCTAAGCTTGTTGATCTCGCCCTTGCTTCAGGGAAAATCTATGAAGATGAAGGTTTCAAATACATCTCTCAATCTTTTGAGAAAGGCACTGTGCACCTTATTGGTCTTCTAAGCGATGGTGGAGTTCACTCTCGTTTGGATCAAGTCCAG TTGCTGCTTAAGGGTTTTGCAGAACGTGGTGCTAAGAGAATCCGCGTCCATATTCTTACTGATGGTCGTGATGTTTTGGATGGTTCTAGTGTCGGATTTGTTGAAACTCTTGAAGCTGACCTAGCTGCTTTACGTGCGAAAGGTGTTGATGCTCAGGTTGCATCTGGTGGAGGTCGAATGTATGTCACAATGGACCGTTATGAG AATGATTGGAGTGTTGTTAAACGAGGTTGGGATGCACAAGTCCTTGGGGAAGCTCCCCACAAATTTAAAAGCGCTCTTGAAGCAGTTAAGACACTGAGGGCAGAACCTGGTGCCAATGACCAGTATTTGCCTTCGTTTGTTATTGTTGATGATAATGGAAAGGCTGTGGGTCCAATTGTTGATGGTGACGCAGTTGTTACATTCAATTTCCGTGCTGATCGAATGGTCATGCATGCAAAGGCCCTCGAATACAAAGATTTCGACAAGTTTGATCGCGTACGTGTCCCTGATATACGTTATGCAGGAATGCTCCAATATGATGGAGAGCTTAAGCTTCCTAGCCGCTATCTTGTTTCTCCACCATTGATTGACAGAACTTCTGGTGAATATCTGGCACACAATGGCGTTCGTACTTTTGCTTGCAG TGAGACTGTGAAGTTTGGCCATGTAACCTTCTTCTGGAATGGCAACCGCTCTGGATATTTCAATGAAAAGTTAGAAGAGTACGTTGAGATTCCAAGTGATAGTGGAATATCATTCAATGTCCAGCCAAAGATGAAAGCACTGGAAATTGCCGAGAAAGCAAGGGATGCTATCCTTAGTGGCAAGTTTGACCAG GTGCGTGTAAACCTGCCAAATGGAGATATGGTGGGGCATACTGGTGATATTGAAGCAACTGTTGTTGCCTGTGAAGCTGCTGATCGTGCTGTGAGG ACAATCCTTGATGCCATAGAACAGGTCGGAGGGATATACGTTGTGACTGCAGATCACGGAAATGCTGAGGACATGGTTAAAAGGGACAAATCCGGCAAGCCTGCTCTCGATAAGGAAGGGAACCTTCAGATTCTTACCTCTCACACCCTTAAACCA GTGCCAATTGCCATAGGAGGTCCTGGCTTGTCAGCAGGAGTTAGGTTTAGACAGGATATCGAGACACCTGGGCTTGCAAATGTAGCTGCGACAGTGATGAACCTCCATGGATTTGTGGCCCCGAGTGACTATGAGACAAGTCTGATCGAAGTCGTCGAGAAGTGA
- a CDS encoding transmembrane protein, putative (DUF1191) (Protein of unknown function (DUF1191); FUNCTIONS IN: molecular_function unknown; INVOLVED IN: biological_process unknown; LOCATED IN: plasma membrane; EXPRESSED IN: 23 plant structures; EXPRESSED DURING: 13 growth stages; CONTAINS InterPro DOMAIN/s: Protein of unknown function DUF1191 (InterPro:IPR010605); BEST Arabidopsis thaliana protein match is: Protein of unknown function (DUF1191) (TAIR:AT4G22900.1); Has 124 Blast hits to 124 proteins in 15 species: Archae - 0; Bacteria - 2; Metazoa - 0; Fungi - 0; Plants - 122; Viruses - 0; Other Eukaryotes - 0 (source: NCBI BLink).) yields MGFLRCLQLLLLLFLSLRLQKLSAQSSSPNASSSSSLDALLQDYSFRALLRPRTGILYEATTVPSNLTGIKLAAMRLRSGSFRKRGVTPFNEFSIPSGVIVKPYVTRLVLVYQNLANFSHLYYPLSGYDYVAPVLGLLAYDAKNLSALNLPQLDLRVSNDPIRIDFSDLERIPQGSSAKCVRFDSKGEASFSDSIQPGNTCETEHQGHFSVVVKSVASAPSLAPPGIESKKKKKSSDSNSKTWIIVGSVVGGLILLGLLLFLVLRCRNYKKQEKMREMERAGETGEALRMTQVGETRAPTATTTRTQPMLETEYAA; encoded by the coding sequence atgGGGTTTCTCCGTTGTCTCcagctgctgctgcttctgTTTCTATCTCTTCGTCTACAAAAGCTCTCTGCTCAATCTTCTTCACccaatgcttcttcttcttcttcactcgaTGCTCTTCTTCAAGATTACTCTTTTAGAGCCTTGCTTCGTCCTCGTACCGGCATTCTCTACGAGGCTACTACTGTTCCTTCCAATTTGACTGGGATCAAACTCGCTGCTATGAGACTCAGAAGCGGAAGCTTTAGAAAACGTGGAGTCACTCCTTTTAATGAGTTCTCAATTCCCAGCGGCGTTATCGTCAAGCCGTATGTGACAAggcttgttttggtttatcaaAACCTAGCTAATTTCTCTCACTTGTATTACCCTTTGTCTGGTTATGATTATGTCGCTCCTGTCTTGGGTCTTCTCGCTTACGATGCTAAGAATCTCTCTGCGCTTAATTTGCCTCAGCTTGATTTAAGGGTGTCTAATGATCCTATCAGAATCGATTTCTCTGATCTGGAACGAATCCCGCAAGGGTCTAGTGCTAAGTGTGTTAGATTCGATTCTAAAGGTGAAGCGAGTTTCAGCGATTCGATTCAGCCTGGAAACACATGCGAGACTGAGCATCAGGGACATTTCTCTGTGGTGGTGAAATCTGTGGCTTCTGCTCCGAGTCTAGCTCCTCCTGGGATtgagagtaagaagaagaagaagagctctGATTCCAATTCCAAGACTTGGATCATTGTTGGGTCGGTGGTTGGTGGATTGATACTGTTGGGGCTTTTACTGTTTCTGGTTTTGAGATGTCGAAATTAcaagaagcaagagaaaatGAGGGAGATGGAGAGAGCTGGAGAGACAGGGGAAGCTCTGAGGATGACTCAGGTTGGTGAAACAAGAGCACCAACTGCTACTACGACTCGTACACAACCAATGCTTGAAACCGAATACGCAGCTTAG
- a CDS encoding NADH dehydrogenase ubiquinone 1 alpha subcomplex subunit (unknown protein; Has 40 Blast hits to 40 proteins in 15 species: Archae - 0; Bacteria - 0; Metazoa - 0; Fungi - 0; Plants - 40; Viruses - 0; Other Eukaryotes - 0 (source: NCBI BLink).): protein MSLVWLEAMLPLGIIGGMLCIMGNSQYYIHKAYHGRPKHIGHDEWDVAMERRDKKVVEKAAAPSS, encoded by the exons atgtcGTTGGTATGGTTGGAAGCGATGTTGCCTCTCGGAATCATCGGTGGGATGCTCTGTATCATGGGCAATTCTCAGTACTACATCCACAAAGCTTATCATGGCCGT CCTAAGCACATCGGCCACGATGAATGGGATGTTGCTATGGAAAGACGCGACAAGAAAGTCGTCGAGAAAGCTGCAGCTCCTTCCTCATGA
- a CDS encoding RNA-binding KH domain-containing protein (RNA-binding KH domain-containing protein; FUNCTIONS IN: RNA binding, nucleic acid binding; INVOLVED IN: biological_process unknown; EXPRESSED IN: 22 plant structures; EXPRESSED DURING: 13 growth stages; CONTAINS InterPro DOMAIN/s: K Homology, type 1, subgroup (InterPro:IPR018111), K Homology (InterPro:IPR004087), K Homology, type 1 (InterPro:IPR004088); BEST Arabidopsis thaliana protein match is: RNA-binding KH domain-containing protein (TAIR:AT2G38610.2); Has 1326 Blast hits to 1325 proteins in 222 species: Archae - 0; Bacteria - 0; Metazoa - 803; Fungi - 146; Plants - 286; Viruses - 0; Other Eukaryotes - 91 (source: NCBI BLink).) has protein sequence MSGLYNYNNFSPSRAASPQIRTPSSDVDSQYISQLLAEHQKLGPFMQVLPICSRLLNQEIFRITGMMPNQGFTDFDRLRHRSPSPMASPNLMSNVSGGGLGGWNGLPPERIGGPHGMAMEWQGAPASPSSYPVKRILRLDLPVDTYPNFNFVGRLLGPRGNSLKRVEATTGCRVYIRGKGSIKDPEKEEKLKGKPGYEHLNEQLHILIEADLPIDIVDIKLRQAQEIIEELVKPVDESQDYIKRQQLRELALLNSNLRENSPGPSGSVSPFNSNAMKRPKTGR, from the exons ATGTCTGGTCtgtataattataataacttCTCACCTTCTAGAGCCGCTTCTCCTCAGATTAGAACCCCTTCCTCCGATGTTGACAG TCAATACATATCTCAGTTGTTAGCAGAGCATCAAAAGCTTGGACCTTTCATGCAAGTCTTACCCATTTGTAGCCGACTCTTAAATCAAG AAATTTTCCGGATCACCGGAATGATGCCCAACCAAGGATTTACCGATTTTGATAGGTTACGGCATCGAAGTCCTAGTCCAATGGCTTCACCAAATCTTATGTCTAATGTTTCCGGTGGTGGATTAGGTGGTTGGAATGGTCTTCCACCAGAG AGAATTGGTGGTCCTCATGGAATGGCAATGGAGTGGCAAGGTGCGCCAGCTAGCCCAAGTTCATACCCAGTGAAGCGTATTTTGCGTTTAGATCTTCCAGTTGATACCTATCCGAAT TTCAATTTTGTTGGAAGGCTTCTGGGTCCTAGAGGGAATTCATTAAAGCGTGTGGAAGCAACTACGGGTTGCCGTGTGTATATTAGAGGGAAAGGATCAATTAAGGATCCTGAAAAA GAAGAGAAACTGAAAGGGAAGCCTGGCTATGAGCATCTCAATGAGCAGTTGCATATCCTCATTGAGGCTGATCTTCCAATTGATATTGTGGATATAAAGCTGCGGCAGGCCCAAGAAATAATCGAGGAGTTGGTCAAGCCTGTG GATGAGTCGCAGGATTACATCAAGAGGCAGCAGTTGCGAGAGCTAGCGTTGCTGAATTCAAACTTGAGAGAAAACAGCCCAGGACCAAGCGGTAGTGTCTCTCCTTTCAATTCAAATGCAATGAAACGCCCAAAAACAGGGCGTTAA
- a CDS encoding RNA-binding KH domain-containing protein: MQVLPICSRLLNQEIFRITGMMPNQGFTDFDRLRHRSPSPMASPNLMSNVSGGGLGGWNGLPPERIGGPHGMAMEWQGAPASPSSYPVKRILRLDLPVDTYPNFNFVGRLLGPRGNSLKRVEATTGCRVYIRGKGSIKDPEKEEKLKGKPGYEHLNEQLHILIEADLPIDIVDIKLRQAQEIIEELVKPVDESQDYIKRQQLRELALLNSNLRENSPGPSGSVSPFNSNAMKRPKTGR; this comes from the exons ATGCAAGTCTTACCCATTTGTAGCCGACTCTTAAATCAAG AAATTTTCCGGATCACCGGAATGATGCCCAACCAAGGATTTACCGATTTTGATAGGTTACGGCATCGAAGTCCTAGTCCAATGGCTTCACCAAATCTTATGTCTAATGTTTCCGGTGGTGGATTAGGTGGTTGGAATGGTCTTCCACCAGAG AGAATTGGTGGTCCTCATGGAATGGCAATGGAGTGGCAAGGTGCGCCAGCTAGCCCAAGTTCATACCCAGTGAAGCGTATTTTGCGTTTAGATCTTCCAGTTGATACCTATCCGAAT TTCAATTTTGTTGGAAGGCTTCTGGGTCCTAGAGGGAATTCATTAAAGCGTGTGGAAGCAACTACGGGTTGCCGTGTGTATATTAGAGGGAAAGGATCAATTAAGGATCCTGAAAAA GAAGAGAAACTGAAAGGGAAGCCTGGCTATGAGCATCTCAATGAGCAGTTGCATATCCTCATTGAGGCTGATCTTCCAATTGATATTGTGGATATAAAGCTGCGGCAGGCCCAAGAAATAATCGAGGAGTTGGTCAAGCCTGTG GATGAGTCGCAGGATTACATCAAGAGGCAGCAGTTGCGAGAGCTAGCGTTGCTGAATTCAAACTTGAGAGAAAACAGCCCAGGACCAAGCGGTAGTGTCTCTCCTTTCAATTCAAATGCAATGAAACGCCCAAAAACAGGGCGTTAA
- a CDS encoding alphavirus core family protein (DUF3411) (Protein of unknown function (DUF3411); FUNCTIONS IN: molecular_function unknown; INVOLVED IN: biological_process unknown; LOCATED IN: chloroplast; EXPRESSED IN: 22 plant structures; EXPRESSED DURING: 13 growth stages; CONTAINS InterPro DOMAIN/s: Protein of unknown function DUF3411 (InterPro:IPR021825); BEST Arabidopsis thaliana protein match is: Protein of unknown function (DUF3411) (TAIR:AT3G08640.1); Has 4366 Blast hits to 2077 proteins in 248 species: Archae - 0; Bacteria - 513; Metazoa - 2417; Fungi - 136; Plants - 874; Viruses - 19; Other Eukaryotes - 407 (source: NCBI BLink).) — MAAMAAKLHISTKSDQSNVRLPRLINLSRDPTARVLFPRNGSVSSLHTNFSSPNIMVPCAGGGGGGSIGNHGGGSGSGGGGGGYGGSEEEESSPWGPLGLFIQGWRSRVAADSQFPFKVLMEMLVGVSANVLGDMASRPNFGLNELDFVFSTLVVGSILNFTLMYLLAPSAISHGSSNLLPGIFRSCPSSHMFEQGNFTLMNRFGTLVYKGMVFATVGLAAGLVGTAISNGLIMLRKKIDPSFETPNKPPPTLLNSLTWATHMGVSANVRYQTLNGAEFLLEKSLPPLVFKTSVIALRVVNNVLGGMSFVTLARMTGSQSVEEEKKIEMSEISEKEKED; from the coding sequence ATGGCGGCTATGGCGGCGAAGCTTCATATATCGACGAAATCGGATCAGAGCAATGTGCGATTGCCTAGACTGATCAACCTGTCGCGTGATCCAACCGCTAGAGTCTTGTTTCCACGAAACGGATCAGTTTCTTCGCTCCACACCAACTTCTCTTCTCCAAATATAATGGTTCCATGCgccggaggtggtggtggtggaagcATCGGTAATCACGGCGGTGGAAGTGGAAgcggaggaggtggtggtggttatggaggttcagaagaagaagaatcgtcTCCATGGGGACCATTAGGGTTATTTATCCAAGGATGGAGATCACGAGTTGCAGCTGATTCTCAATTCCCTTTCAAGGTACTAATGGAAATGCTTGTTGGTGTTAGCGCCAATGTACTTGGCGACATGGCTTCACGCCCTAATTTCGGATTGAACGAGCTAGATTTCGTCTTCTCCACTCTCGTTGTAGGTTCGATTCTCAATTTCACACTCATGTACCTCTTAGCTCCTTCTGCAATATCTCATGGATCCTCCAATTTGTTGCCTGGAATCTTTAGAAGCTGTCCTTCGAGCCATATGTTTGAACAGGGTAACTTCACCCTTATGAACCGTTTTGGGACTCTTGTGTACAAAGGAATGGTTTTTGCTACCGTGGGATTAGCTGCAGGTCTTGTTGGAACCGCTATCTCTAACGGGTTGATCATGCTGAGGAAAAAGATTGATCCGAGCTTCGAAACGCCGAACAAACCACCACCTACGCTGCTGAATTCTTTAACTTGGGCAACGCATATGGGAGTGAGCGCCAATGTGAGGTACCAAACGTTGAATGGGGCTGAATTCTTGCTGGAAAAGTCATTGCCGCCATTGGTGTTTAAAACAAGTGTGATTGCTTTGAGGGTTGTGAACAATGTTTTGGGAGGAATGTCGTTTGTTACATTGGCGAGGATGACTGGATCACAgtcggtggaggaggagaagaagatagagatgtCAGAGATatcagagaaggagaaagaggatTGA